One window of Mastacembelus armatus chromosome 20, fMasArm1.2, whole genome shotgun sequence genomic DNA carries:
- the smpx gene encoding small muscular protein — protein sequence MSKPSSNVKALQANLNIPMGALRPGAGHPVKRKEETVDTEEAHSPEEPSASAQSPEEKKTLPGAVRLPGPAVNLSELQNVKSELRWVTKD from the exons ATGTCCAAACCTTCATCAAACGTTAAAGCCCTTCAG GCTAATTTGAACATCCCGATGGGAGCTCTGCGTCCAGGGGCGGGACATCCTGtcaagaggaaagaagaaacagTAGACACAGAAGAG gcTCATTCACCAGAAGAGCCCAGTGCTTCAGCCCAGTcaccagaggagaagaagacaCTGCCAGGTGCAGTGAGACTGCCTGGTCCTGCTGTTAACCTGTCAGAACTCCAAAACGTCAAGAGTGAACTACGATGGGTCACCAAGGATTAG